CAGGCTACAAAGTCGGCTTTGTTGATGAGATAGGGCGATTTGATCGGCTGTTGGCCGAAACGCAGGTGAGATACCGTAATGCCGCCAGACTTTTTGGAGTCGTAGGCGAAATATCCCTGCGCATACATATCGGTATAATCACCGATAATTTTGATAGTGCTCTTATTGGCGCCTACGGTGCCGTCAGAACCTAACCCCCAGAATTTACAGGCTGTCGTCCCCTTAGGAGTGGTGTCAACGTCTTCACCCACCGGCAAAGATGTGTGGGTGACATCGTCAACAATGCTGACCGTAAAGCGGTCTTGCGGTTGAGCCAGCTTGAGGTTGTCAAAGATGGGGATAATGTGGGCCGGAACAATATCTTTAGACCCTAAGCCATAGCGGCCGCCAACGATAACGGGCTGGAAATCCCTCCCGTAGAAAGCGCTTTTAACATCGAGATACAGCGGCTCGCCAATGGAACCGGGTTCTTTGGTACGGTCGAGCACGGCGATTTTCTTGACAGTTTGCGGGATGTATCGGAAGAAGTGTTCCAGTGAGAAAGGACGATAAAGGTGAACGGTCAGCAAGCCAACTTTTTCTCCTTTGGCGTTCAAATAGTCAACGGTTTCTTCAATGGCATCGCAGACCGAACCCATGGCAATAATCAGGCGGTCGGCGTCCGCTGCGCCATAATAGTTGAACAGATGATATTCTCTGCCGGTCAGCTTGCTGATTTCGCCCATGTATTCTTCCACAATGGCCGGAATTGCTGCATAGTAAGGGTTTGCTACCTCCCTTTCCTGGAAGTAAATATCCGGGTTTTGCGCTGTACCCCGTACTACAGGATGATCGGGATTCAAGGCTCGGCGCCGGAAGGCGTTGACCGCATCCATGTCCACCAGTTTCGCCAAATCCTCATTTTGAAGCGTTTCAATTTTCTGAATTTCGTGGGAAGTCCTAAAGCCGTCGAAAAAATTTACGAACGGTACCCGGCCTTTAATTGCCGCTAAGTGGGCCACCGCACCCAAGTCCATGACTTGCTGGACGCTGCTTTCCGCCAACAGGGCGCAGCCTGTCTGCCGGACCGCCATCACGTCTTGATGGTCGCCGAAGATGTTGAGGGAGTTGGCGGCAACCGCCCGGGCGCTGACATGAAACACCCCCGGCAGCAATTCCCCGGCAATTTTGTACATGTTGGGAATCATAAGCAGTAGTCCCTGGGATGCGGTATACGTGGATGTTAACGCGCCGGCCTGCAAGGAGCCGTGCATTGCGCCCGCAGCCCCGGCTTCGGACTGCATTTCCACCACCTTAACCGGTTGTCCGAAAATATTTTTCTTTCCCTGCGCGACCCATTCATCCACATGTTCCGCCATTGGCGACGACGGGGTGATAGGGTAGATAGCTGCAACTTCGGTAAACGCGTAAGATACATGAGCCGCTGCGGTGTTACCATCCATGGTCTTCATTCTTGTCATAAAAACTCTCCTTTTTTCCATATCTGATAAAAAATTCATTTCGAGCATTTCGAGTTTGAAAAAAAGCTCGACTCTCGACTAAGGATACACTCTTACGCCGAGTGTATAGTTGGTCTGACAGCTCGAAGTAAGTTACCCGCGACAGCAGCATAACACCTTACGAAAACTGATAAAAAATAGCATCCAACAAATATAAATAATTCGTCTTTATTTTCTATTATCCTGCTTACTTAGAAAAAAAGACGCAAAATTCATACTATAAAACCGCTAACTTTCCACCGGCCGTGAAACCCCTTGAGCCGCATTCCCGGCAAACCTTACCCCTGTTCCTTTTCATAGCTTACCGGGTCCCAAGCCTCTTTCCAGCATGCCTGTGGTCAGATATACGCCGCAAAATACCAGCAGCCCTCCCAATACTTGCGCTCCGGTGATCGTTTCGCCTAATAGTCCGCTGATAATCGCGGTGAACACAGGTATTAAATTCAAAAAGACACCGACCTTGCTGGCGCCGACCGCCCGTACCGAAATATTCCAGAAAACAAAGGAACCTACCGAAGGGAATATTACCATATAGAAAATTCCGGTAACGGCTAACGGTCCGATTTTCCCGGTGTCGATTCCCTGGGCGGCGGCGAAGGGCGCCATCAAAAGCACCGCGATCCCTGCTGATACTGCTGTGGCGGTAATGGGAGGAGTAGATAATTTCCTTCCTATTAGTGAATACAATGTCCATATCAGGACCGCGGCCAGCATCAGCAGGTCGCCCAGATTAAATTGTGCTTGCAACACTCGTGTAAAATCACCATGGGTTAAAACGATTAAAGCGCCGCTGAGTGAGGCAATAAAGCCCAGTGTTTGCAAGCTGGAAACCCGCTCTCGTAATAAAACTACGGAAAACATGACAATAACTCCGGGATTTAGCGCACTTACCAGGGCAGCATTTGTTGCCGTTGTGTACTCCAGGGCCGAATAAAGAACCAGGTTGTAGCCTATAACCCCTAAAACACCCATGCCTAACAGTAAAAGCCAATCCTTTTTCACCGTACTCCCTGCGGTTTTTTCCATATAGCGGGCAATGGGCAACAAGAGCAATAACGCTAACGACCACCGTGAGAATGTGATCCAAAGGGGAGTCATCTCGGCAATTACATACTTGCCAAACACATAATTCCCGGCCCAGAACAGATTGCATATTATCAACAACAGCCAGATCCGCCATTTGTCCATATGTTTTCAGCTCCTTAGTATGCGAAGGGTAAACCAAGAACACATTTCCATCACTTTGAATTAAAAAACAAAACCAGGCACACTTGATACTTCGTGGAGCATGCCCAATACGATATTTCTGCTGTAATTCCGGAAATCCTCCTGTCTCCGTAATTAAATTGCGTGGCCGGCAAAAATAAATCCGCCGTTTGACTGATATGAATGCAAAAATCCCCGGAACTTCCGAGGATTTTTGCTGGAATTTTCCACGTTATCCGTAGCGCATTATCACCAGGCTCCAAAACTTGTGTAGCAGGAGAAGGAAACCTTACGGCTGCGGCTACTGTTGCCACCGAAGGAAAGGGTAGCCGGAAGTGATATTCCAGGTGTTAGTAAAGTCCCAGCCGGCATAGCTGTTTTTTTGCTTCATTTGGGCCGTCGTCAGGCCGGTAACGCCCGAACTGCCGCCGGAGCCAACGCCGATTGATTGGCCTGATGTTTGATTATCCCAATAGGTATTGGTGATGGTGACTGTACCGCCGTCGCTAGTAATATGCCCCGTCAGGCCGCCGATGAAATATCCGCCAGAAACCGCGCCAGTACTATAAGAGTTTGTGACACTGGCTGTGCTATTATTAGTAGTGTCGTAACTATAGTGACTATAAGTTTCGTTAAGCCCAACCAGACCACCGACTTCATAGTTACCGGTAACCGTCCCAGTACTGTAAGAATTCGTGATATTGGCCGTACTCGCAGTATCATAGTTATTCTCCCACCAGCCGGCGTCATAACCAGCAAAGTTATCTCCCACCAGACCGCCGACATCTTTGTCGCCATAAACCCTGCTAGTGCTATAACAATTTGCGATACTGGCCGTACTATTATTATTATTGCTATTATCATTTTGAGTATGGTTAATTCCCACCAGTCCACCGACTGCTGCATAGGTACCAGTAACCGTGCCAGTGCTGTAAGAATTTGTGATACTGGCCGTTCCCGCAGTGGCATAGTTGTCCCCCGCTAAGCCGCCGAGATTCATTTCACCTTCCACAGAGCTAGTGCTGTAACAATTTGTGATACTGGCCGTTCCGGCACTAGCAAAGTTCACACCCACCAGGCCACCGACTACATAGGTGCCAGTAACCGTGCCAGTGCTGTAACAATTTGTGATGCTGGACGTACCATTATAACCATAATTCGACCCCACCAGGCCACCGATGTCAGTTCTGCCGGTAATCGTTTCATTCACAAGGCCAACATTGCTAATCGTTGCGTTTTGAGCGTAGCCGAACAAACCGACATCATCCGTTGAAGGCCGGTTGATCGTCAATCCCGTAATGGTATGACCACCGCCGTCAAACTTGCCGGTAAATGGCGAATTCCAGGCTGGGCCCACCGGCGCAAACCCGGCTCCATCATTCCAGCTCGCCGTCGCGCTGGCATCCACATCCCTGCTCAGCCCGTAATAGCCGGCTAAATTAGTATTCATCGCCTGCAACTGGTTGACATCATTCACCAGCATATAGGCCGTCAGGCTGCCGGTAACTTTATCTGAGTACGAGTTGCCACTGCCGTCGGACTTGGTAGCGGCATCGGTGTAACTTACCGGGTTATAGTATATCGCCACATTCTTGCCGCTAACGGCTGCGCCAGGGTCGATGGTTACCGTGCTGGCTGCAGCCCCGGTCCCGCCTGTTCCCGCCCTTAGGACAAGGTCGCCCGCCGCTTTGATATTGGCGGCGCCGGCGATGTGGATATTGTCTCCCCGGACCGTAATTGTGCCGCCCGGTGAACCGGCGTCCCGCACGCTGGCGTCCAATACGCCGCTGTTGGCCACTGTGCCGTTGGTGCCGCCCTCCAGACGGATAACGCCGTTCACATTGTTGATGCTTTTGGCCTGGATGGTGCCAGTGTTATTGATGACCGTACCAGCCAAAGCATCGGCTGCGCTGGCAGCCATGATGACCTGGCCGCCGTCGGCCCGGATCAGGTGCCTGTTGTCCGCCAAAGCGTGAAACGCCGACCGGTTTACTGCCAGGGACAGAAGCTTGTCGCCGGCGAAATCAAGGGTTACCTCTTTGCCTGCCGCCAAGGCCACCGTACCCTGTTTGGCCGTGATAATTCCCCGGTTGGAAACCTTCCGGCCAAGGAGCGCCACATAGCCGCCTGTGGTTGTCATAATGTTGCCATGGTTGACTACCGAACCGCCGCTGCCGCTGAAATCATCAAATTTTCCCGCCTTAAAGTCACTGTCAGATATATTCAATGTCGATGCCACCAAGCCGCCGACATTGACCTGAGAGCCACACGCAAAGAGTATCCCGTTGGGATTGATGAGAAATACCTTGCCGTTGGCGCTGAGAGCGCCGTAGATAACGGAAGCGTCATTGCCGACCACTCTGTTGAGGGCAATGGCGCTGGCGCTTGGCTGCAGGAAGTTTACTGTTTCACCGGCATTAATACCGAAAGTCTGCCAGTTGATACCCAGCTTATTAGTCTTTTGGGTAATGGTCATGGTTTGGCCGTTTTCACTAATGGCTCCCTTACCGACGGTAACTGTTCCGCCGGCAGGATTGGCATAGACACTGGTCACGGCGGCCAGCGTCAGGCTGATTGCCATGACCGGCGGCAACAGGCCTTTGGCCAGTGTTTTCATGGAATTATTCCCTTTTTGCGACATCGCGCCCTGCAGGTTGCAACCCTTGTCCTTGCAGCGCTCCCAGGTGCGTCGCCATGATCGTTGCATTGTAACAGGACCTCCTTATATATTTTTTACGCCTTGCAGCCAAAAACGACCGCTTTTGTCGGTGTCGGCAGTTGCTGGATCGGAAGTTAGCTTCCAGGCGTAGTCCAGCCGGATACTGTAATCCTCTGCTTTGCTAAAAATGAGTCCCAGCCCGGCGCCGGTAAGATGCCGGCTGTTAACACCGGCGTCCGGCCAGGGCTTTTTGTTGATGGTTATTTGGCCGCTGTCAATGAAAGCAGCCAGTTGGAAGGCCGGTGTCGGCAGGTTCCAGCGCAGTTCACCGTTAACCAGGTATCCCTGGTCACCGGATGCTTCGCTCTGGGGGTAGGCTCTTACGCCGTTAACGCCGCCAAGACAAAGCTTTTCCGAGGAGTCCAGGTTTTTATCGGCAAATTGCCCGGTAAGCCCCAGATAGAAGGTGAGGCGGGAATTGAGGTATTGCATGCGGCTAAAACTGATATTGGCTTTGCTGTAGGAACCGGCGGTTTGAGCGGTGATGCTGTCGATAGCTTGGGCCTCGCTGCTGTCGATAGTCAGACTGCCGGCGGCAAAAGTCAGGGCAAAACTGTTTATTCCCCCGCCGCCCCACTTGTCCCGGCTATCGCCGCTAAGACCGAAAGCCCAAACCTGAGCCCTTTTGTCGGTAATACTGGCAAGGGCATCGATGCGGTCTTCCAACTTCTTGTGTTCATAGCCGATACGGCTATAGAGGTTGTAGTTACGGCTACGGACAAGGGGATAGGTGACGTAAATGCCGGTTGTTTTGGATTCGCCGCTGGCATTTAGGTCGGCAAAGTCTTCCCTCAGGGCATAATGCAGCTGGGCATAACCCAGGCCGAGGCGGAGGCCCTGTCCGCCTACGGGCAACAGATAATTCCAGGTTGTATCATTCAGGCCGCGTCCGGCGGTAATTTCCCGGATGTTGACCGCATCACCCAGACCGCTGGGATTATTGGCAGTTAGGCTGATGCTGCCGCGAATCTGACCGGTAAAACGGATGCCGTAGTTGTCGATGGATATTTGACCGGTAGTCTTTGCCGTATCGTTAATTTCTACAATGAGGTCAGCAGTGCCGGATGTCTTGCCCGGGGCCAGGGTTGCCTGGACGTTAACACCGCTGGTGTCATTTAACAATAGCAGCGCCCGCTCCAGGCTGTCGCTTTTAATGTAGTCGCCGCTTTTTATACTGCTGAGCAATCTGTCGACGGCAGAATCAGCAAGTTGGGAATGGTTGCGTATGTCGAGATCGCCATACTGTCCGATTTCGACCGCTATCTCTACAACACCGTCCTTGATGTCTTGCGCCGGAATATAGGCGTAGGCCACGATGTAGCCTTGTTCGTGCAGGTATTCGGCAATACGTGCCGCCAGGTCTTCCAATTGGGACAAGGTAAGTTCCCGGCCCAGGGTATCCTGTACCACGGCCCGCAGCCGGTCCTCACTGAAAATTGTTTGCCCGGTAATATGAACGCCGGCTACTTTTACTCTTGGCCCCTGGGTTGACGGCGAGACACTTTTTCCTTGCTGTTCGATTTCAATGTTGACGTCAGATTGGCTTCTTTCGAATATTTTGCGTTCTTCCAGACTGCCGGCGGTTTTGCCGGCATCCGGTTTATCAAAGCCAGAAACCGATGAGGCGGCGCCAAATATTAACGCAACGGCAAGACTCAGACAAAGTTTGCCGTTGCGCCGTTTTTTTGAAAGCATAGTTTCCTCCTTTCCGATTATGAGTTAACTCTAAGTTGGTCTAAATACTTTACAGTTCATTTGTACACTTCTTTTTATTTATTTAAATATTTAAATATATCATGTTGAAAATTGGACATCCGGGTATCAGGATAGGCTGAGGTTAAGCGCCAGCATTGAAGGGTTCGACATTGCTTCAGGCTTTATAATTTACAAAATTTATCTTATATGTTTTAATATACTATAAAAGTATTTATTTTCCTGTCAAATTCAAATTACTTATACAGTTCGATTTTGTAAAAATTTTGTAAATTATTTCGGCTAATGTAGGGTTGTCACCGATATATTACTCACATAGAAAAAGGCTACCGTCAGCATATTGCAGGCGATAACCGTCATTTTTTATATTAAATATTCTCTTTGGGAGCAAGTTCCGGTTCTTCGCCCCTTGCCGCTGAATAGATCACTCCGGTGGGCAGTTGTCGGCTGTACGGTCGGCAAGTATGCCGTACATAAGCACATCAGCCGTATAGGTAAGCGCTTGCAGCAACGAAATGTTATGGTGGACGAGGAAACGGTAATCGATAATCTCTTTGTGAGCCCCGCTCAGCATTTTCTTAATGATAGGAAGACTGATGGGACGCAAATGACCGTTTTCTATTCCTTCCTGCAGAAACTTCTCAATGCCCCCCCATTTTTCATCCATAAGCCGGTCAAACTTATCCCACTCCGCCGGCAAATAACGTCTTATGTCATCGGCGATTTGCCCCTCTACCGGCAGAATATTTTGCTGGGGCGTAAGCATTTTTTTCAGTCTTTCCGGATAAGAAATGCTCTGGTCATGCAATATCTTTTCGTGTTGTTCGTGGATCTCTTGCAGACATTGATCAATTATAGCGCCGATAAGCTCTTCTTTCGATGTAAAATACTCATACAATAAACGTTTGCTGACTCCCAGGCACCTAGCTAAATCAGCCATGGTAAACTTAATACTTTTTATCCGCATCTCCTCAGCCGCAGCCAACATAATTCGTTTGCGCATCCACTTCCCCCTTATATTGCACTAATGACGGGAGTAATCACCGGCTTTCCCGCAGCAGGGGCAGCATGGCTGCAACCCCCAGCAATCCCATCAAAGCCAGATACATAAAACCGCCTTTGAAATTGCCCAGCCAGTTAATGAACAGACCAACCATGACCGGCGCAAAAGCCGCCCCGCCGTTGGCTAATCCGTTCATAAGCCCCGCCCCGGCTCCGGACGCCTGACCGGGAAGAATTCCCTGCAACATTGTCCAGATAATGGGCAGGCCGGCAGCAAGGGATGTAATGCTGCCAGTAATAAAGAAAGCTGCGTAGAACTGACTGGTACTGAAAAGACTTGCCAGAATTCCCGCTACCGACCCTAACAGCGACAATACTGCAAAAATCCCCCGCCGCTTAAGCCGGTCCGAAAAATAACCGATCAACACTGCGGCTATTGCCCCGGCAAAGTATGGCAGTGACGCCCAGGTACCGGTATTACCCCAGGAGAACCCCTGAGTATTTTTAAGATAAGTAGGCAGCCAGGCAATAGTCCCCCACCACATGGAAGCATGACAAAAGCTGAAAAAGGTAACGAGCCAAAAGCGGTAATCCGTAATAATTTGTTTATAGTAAGCACGCAACGATAAAGATAATGGTTGGGTCGCCGCTGCCTGCCCCATGCCGGCTCTCTTTATCCCGGATGGGGCATCGGCTGTACAAAACCATAACAAGATTACCGGGATTACATTGATTAAAGCCAGAGTAAAAAAACTCGCCCGCCAGCCAGCCGACTGGATCAGCCAAACCAGAAACCGCATGGAAAAGGCCGGCCCCAGAATAAGCCCCATCAACCACAGTGAATTAGCCCTGGCCCGTTTTTCCGGTTCAAACCAATTTCCCACATATTTGCTTTGCATCGGCCAGTGAACCCCCTCGGCTAATCCCAGGAGAATCCGTGATGCAAACAGCACAGCGACGGAAGGACTCAGCCCCCCCAACGCCATGGCGGGAGCCCATGCCGCTGTTGCCACAGTCATTACTTTCCGGGGACCAAACACATCTCCCAAAGGACTGAACAGCATATTGGCCAGGGCATAGGGCAGCAAAAATAACGTCATAATCATACCCAAGGCGACTGGTTTGCCTTGTAGGCCCAAATCCCGCAAGAAGCTCTCGTCGGCGATTAGAATGGAGGCATTTACTCTGTCGGCATAAGCAATCAGTAATACAAAAAATAAAATAGCGAGCAATCTATATTGCGGTTTTATAGCAATTCCTCCTAACCGAAATATCATATAATATCATATAATATCATGTAACATATATAAAAATTTTCGCATCGACCCCGCTATACTTTTGTTCGCCCTCCGCTGCCCAACTCCTGCCAGGCAGGCAGTTCAACGGTCCTGGTAACGCTTGAACCTTTGACCCTGAACTTTTCAGCCGTTTTCGCCCCGTTGTATCTTTTCCCGCCGGGGGGGGGCTGGCGGTTTATCTCTTTTTTTGATAAAATATGACAGGATGTACTAAATAAATTGACTGAGGTGTCGATATGTTTTGGATTACTCTAGCTATCGGAGCTTTAATTGGAGCAGCAATAACAGCCATTGTAATAGGGCTATGCATCAAAAAGCCGGATAGCCGGAATAAGAATAACATCTAGAAAAAAACGCGCAGCGTTTGAAACCGCTGCGCCTTGAGATAATGCTGATAGGCAGGTTCTGGCGTCATTATTTTTCAGCAACGGAAGCCGTTGCCGCAATTTCCTTGCTAATAACCGGGCCCACTTTTTTAACCAAATAATTAAGAAATTTTTCTCTGAGATCAGGACGCTTCAGGGCAAACTCCATCGTCGCCTCCAGATACCCCTGCTTATCGCCCACGTCATAACGGCGTCCCTCGAAATTATATGCATATACAGGTTTAAGAGAAGCCAGCCGTTTAAGCGCGTCAGTCAACTGAATCTCACCGCCGCTGCCCGGAGGAGTTTCCTCCAGCAGAGCAAAAATCTCCGGCTCAATTATATAACGTCCCAGCACCGCCAAGCGCGAGGGGGCTGCTTCCATAGCAGGCTTTTCCACCATATCCACGGCCTGCCATACATTTTCTTTTACGGGGACAGGCTTAATGATGCCATATTTGGAAACATTGGCCGCGGGAACTTCCTGTACCCCGAGAATTGACCCCTGGCAGTCGTTATATACATTCATCAATTGTTTCAGGCAGGGAACTTGCGCATCCACAATATCATCACCCAATAAAACGGCAAAAGGTTCATTGCCGACAAACTGCTTGGCGCAGAGAACGGCATGTCCCAGCCCTTTTGCCTCTTTTTGGCGTACATAGTGAATCGTCACCCGGGATAATTCCTGAACCAAGCCCAGAAGATCATATTTCCCCTGTTCCTTGAGCGTGACTTCCAGTTCCACTGCCCGGTCAAAATGATCCTCTATCGCCCGCTTATTGCGGCCGGTAATAATCAGAATATCCTTGATCCCCGATTGAATAGCTTCTTCGATAATATACTGTATTGCCGGTTTATCTACTATTGGCAGCATTTCCTTAGGCTGCGCCTTGGTAGCCGGCAAAAATCGCGTTCCCAGGCCTGCCGCCGGAATGATCGCTTTGCGAATAACCGTTTGCTTGATTGACATATCCAAACCACCTTCCCGTATTTTTATATATTTTTATATTTTTAACTATGAGTTACGAGTTACCAACTTCACGCGTGTTTGTGTATCACTGCCATATTGTCTCAATTCCCCCTCCCTGTAGCTTACCTGTTACCTTCCACTAACAATGACGGAGTATCTTGTATTTTATGAAATCAGCAGTGAATGCTGGTGCTATTCGATTGCCTTTTTACGGGACATAGCCGGCAAAATTATTGTCCCTGATTGTATTTAATATACTGTTTTGCAGAATCCGGCACTTCCAGTGAACTGTTCTCGATGACAGGATCGGTAATGGTCAATTCCTGTATCTCTTGATTAGGCATTTCCTGAATGTAAAATGCGCCCATCATTTTTGGCGCGCCTTGGGTTGTGCCAATCACCGGACTATAGATGTGAACGTTGCCAATGCCGCCGGTCCGGGTTACCTTATTATCATTATTATGGTATATGGCAATCGCCGCTCCGGTACTTCCATCCCTTTTGCCACTCCTGTTGGCATCAATAACCCTGGGCTGGTTTATCGCAATGTGAAAAGAACGATGGTCATGTCTTTGAATCGACAGGCCATTTCTTTTTGAGTTGTCCCACTCCGGATTTTCAATCAGCAGATTTCCCGGAACAATTGCATTATTGCTGGCAATTAGCATGCCCCTGTCGCTGGCATCATCATGGTGGTTACTGATCTCAATACTCACAGCAGCGTTCGTTCCGCCAATTTGTTGTAGAACTACGGAAATACCTGCGCCGGCATTGCCAGCAGTGAAGGGTTCAACAAGTTTTATTTCTTCCAGAACATCGCTTATCTTGTTGGGCTCAATATCGATGCCGGCTGACGGCAGTGTACCGTTGGTGTTCGTTAGCCGCGGCCGAATAATTTCAATTCTGCGGCCGCAAATCAGGGATATGCCCTGGCGCCGGTTGTTGTCGGCCTGAACATCAATCAGGCGGACATCTTCACTTACTTTACCCGCCGTCCCTGATCCAATATAAAATCCATCGCCCCACAAATTGTTGCAAACGGTATTCGCGACCGTAATGTTACTTGACCCTAATATCTGGATGCCCATGCCCCATTCACCGGTTGTCCCGGTATGCTGGGCCCGCTCACCCTCAATAACCCCGCCTTGAATCGTGATGTTGCTGGCATCCTTTATGGTCAGCACAGCGTAACGTTCACTGTTATTAGGTACCGCCTTAAGAACAGTATTGGGCGCCATTTTTAAAGTGACACC
This window of the Methylomusa anaerophila genome carries:
- a CDS encoding DMT family transporter, whose product is MDKWRIWLLLIICNLFWAGNYVFGKYVIAEMTPLWITFSRWSLALLLLLPIARYMEKTAGSTVKKDWLLLLGMGVLGVIGYNLVLYSALEYTTATNAALVSALNPGVIVMFSVVLLRERVSSLQTLGFIASLSGALIVLTHGDFTRVLQAQFNLGDLLMLAAVLIWTLYSLIGRKLSTPPITATAVSAGIAVLLMAPFAAAQGIDTGKIGPLAVTGIFYMVIFPSVGSFVFWNISVRAVGASKVGVFLNLIPVFTAIISGLLGETITGAQVLGGLLVFCGVYLTTGMLERGLGPGKL
- a CDS encoding two-partner secretion domain-containing protein, with amino-acid sequence MQRSWRRTWERCKDKGCNLQGAMSQKGNNSMKTLAKGLLPPVMAISLTLAAVTSVYANPAGGTVTVGKGAISENGQTMTITQKTNKLGINWQTFGINAGETVNFLQPSASAIALNRVVGNDASVIYGALSANGKVFLINPNGILFACGSQVNVGGLVASTLNISDSDFKAGKFDDFSGSGGSVVNHGNIMTTTGGYVALLGRKVSNRGIITAKQGTVALAAGKEVTLDFAGDKLLSLAVNRSAFHALADNRHLIRADGGQVIMAASAADALAGTVINNTGTIQAKSINNVNGVIRLEGGTNGTVANSGVLDASVRDAGSPGGTITVRGDNIHIAGAANIKAAGDLVLRAGTGGTGAAASTVTIDPGAAVSGKNVAIYYNPVSYTDAATKSDGSGNSYSDKVTGSLTAYMLVNDVNQLQAMNTNLAGYYGLSRDVDASATASWNDGAGFAPVGPAWNSPFTGKFDGGGHTITGLTINRPSTDDVGLFGYAQNATISNVGLVNETITGRTDIGGLVGSNYGYNGTSSITNCYSTGTVTGTYVVGGLVGVNFASAGTASITNCYSTSSVEGEMNLGGLAGDNYATAGTASITNSYSTGTVTGTYAAVGGLVGINHTQNDNSNNNNSTASIANCYSTSRVYGDKDVGGLVGDNFAGYDAGWWENNYDTASTANITNSYSTGTVTGNYEVGGLVGLNETYSHYSYDTTNNSTASVTNSYSTGAVSGGYFIGGLTGHITSDGGTVTITNTYWDNQTSGQSIGVGSGGSSGVTGLTTAQMKQKNSYAGWDFTNTWNITSGYPFLRWQQ
- a CDS encoding ShlB/FhaC/HecB family hemolysin secretion/activation protein, giving the protein MLSKKRRNGKLCLSLAVALIFGAASSVSGFDKPDAGKTAGSLEERKIFERSQSDVNIEIEQQGKSVSPSTQGPRVKVAGVHITGQTIFSEDRLRAVVQDTLGRELTLSQLEDLAARIAEYLHEQGYIVAYAYIPAQDIKDGVVEIAVEIGQYGDLDIRNHSQLADSAVDRLLSSIKSGDYIKSDSLERALLLLNDTSGVNVQATLAPGKTSGTADLIVEINDTAKTTGQISIDNYGIRFTGQIRGSISLTANNPSGLGDAVNIREITAGRGLNDTTWNYLLPVGGQGLRLGLGYAQLHYALREDFADLNASGESKTTGIYVTYPLVRSRNYNLYSRIGYEHKKLEDRIDALASITDKRAQVWAFGLSGDSRDKWGGGGINSFALTFAAGSLTIDSSEAQAIDSITAQTAGSYSKANISFSRMQYLNSRLTFYLGLTGQFADKNLDSSEKLCLGGVNGVRAYPQSEASGDQGYLVNGELRWNLPTPAFQLAAFIDSGQITINKKPWPDAGVNSRHLTGAGLGLIFSKAEDYSIRLDYAWKLTSDPATADTDKSGRFWLQGVKNI
- a CDS encoding TetR/AcrR family transcriptional regulator, coding for MRKRIMLAAAEEMRIKSIKFTMADLARCLGVSKRLLYEYFTSKEELIGAIIDQCLQEIHEQHEKILHDQSISYPERLKKMLTPQQNILPVEGQIADDIRRYLPAEWDKFDRLMDEKWGGIEKFLQEGIENGHLRPISLPIIKKMLSGAHKEIIDYRFLVHHNISLLQALTYTADVLMYGILADRTADNCPPE
- a CDS encoding MFS transporter, encoding MLAILFFVLLIAYADRVNASILIADESFLRDLGLQGKPVALGMIMTLFLLPYALANMLFSPLGDVFGPRKVMTVATAAWAPAMALGGLSPSVAVLFASRILLGLAEGVHWPMQSKYVGNWFEPEKRARANSLWLMGLILGPAFSMRFLVWLIQSAGWRASFFTLALINVIPVILLWFCTADAPSGIKRAGMGQAAATQPLSLSLRAYYKQIITDYRFWLVTFFSFCHASMWWGTIAWLPTYLKNTQGFSWGNTGTWASLPYFAGAIAAVLIGYFSDRLKRRGIFAVLSLLGSVAGILASLFSTSQFYAAFFITGSITSLAAGLPIIWTMLQGILPGQASGAGAGLMNGLANGGAAFAPVMVGLFINWLGNFKGGFMYLALMGLLGVAAMLPLLRESR
- the galU gene encoding UTP--glucose-1-phosphate uridylyltransferase GalU, whose translation is MSIKQTVIRKAIIPAAGLGTRFLPATKAQPKEMLPIVDKPAIQYIIEEAIQSGIKDILIITGRNKRAIEDHFDRAVELEVTLKEQGKYDLLGLVQELSRVTIHYVRQKEAKGLGHAVLCAKQFVGNEPFAVLLGDDIVDAQVPCLKQLMNVYNDCQGSILGVQEVPAANVSKYGIIKPVPVKENVWQAVDMVEKPAMEAAPSRLAVLGRYIIEPEIFALLEETPPGSGGEIQLTDALKRLASLKPVYAYNFEGRRYDVGDKQGYLEATMEFALKRPDLREKFLNYLVKKVGPVISKEIAATASVAEK
- a CDS encoding glycosyl hydrolase family 28-related protein, coding for MKMKWLISIMCGVALMIAFVLYRVPREALGFDSQKPTNITASSSGLTGAQDPAALNNNTVAEINNTAVEIDDANAINVKSYNAKGDGVTNDTAAIQAAVDAVPPDGGTVVIPEGVYLVDAVQSIRIKNGVTLKMAPNTVLKAVPNNSERYAVLTIKDASNITIQGGVIEGERAQHTGTTGEWGMGIQILGSSNITVANTVCNNLWGDGFYIGSGTAGKVSEDVRLIDVQADNNRRQGISLICGRRIEIIRPRLTNTNGTLPSAGIDIEPNKISDVLEEIKLVEPFTAGNAGAGISVVLQQIGGTNAAVSIEISNHHDDASDRGMLIASNNAIVPGNLLIENPEWDNSKRNGLSIQRHDHRSFHIAINQPRVIDANRSGKRDGSTGAAIAIYHNNDNKVTRTGGIGNVHIYSPVIGTTQGAPKMMGAFYIQEMPNQEIQELTITDPVIENSSLEVPDSAKQYIKYNQGQ